One region of Sulfurisphaera ohwakuensis genomic DNA includes:
- a CDS encoding peroxiredoxin has protein sequence MVKLYSKFPDVQVLTTKGPIDFYKDIFGKGKWLFLFAHPADFTPVCTTEFVAFSQKYEEFKKLGVELVGLSVDSIYSHIQWLMDIEQRYGVKVPFPVIADPDKKLARMLDALDEASGQTIRIVVLASPDGIIRFVAQYPMEFGRNIDELLRITKAAIVNYKAKVVLPANWQPGQDVIVPPPAIFDEAEMRIKLPNAKAWYLLFKKYEELPPDQKV, from the coding sequence ATGGTCAAACTATACTCTAAGTTCCCAGATGTACAAGTATTAACAACAAAAGGTCCAATTGATTTCTACAAAGATATATTTGGAAAAGGAAAATGGTTATTCCTATTCGCTCATCCAGCAGACTTTACACCAGTATGTACAACAGAATTTGTAGCATTCTCGCAAAAGTACGAGGAATTCAAGAAACTTGGCGTAGAACTTGTTGGACTAAGTGTTGATAGTATTTACTCTCATATACAATGGTTAATGGATATTGAACAGAGATATGGCGTAAAAGTACCATTCCCAGTAATAGCAGATCCTGACAAGAAATTAGCAAGAATGTTAGATGCATTAGATGAGGCCTCCGGTCAAACCATAAGAATTGTTGTTCTAGCATCACCGGATGGAATAATCAGATTTGTTGCTCAATATCCAATGGAGTTTGGAAGAAATATTGACGAATTGTTAAGAATAACTAAAGCTGCAATAGTTAACTATAAAGCAAAAGTAGTACTTCCTGCAAATTGGCAACCTGGTCAAGATGTTATAGTACCGCCACCAGCCATATTTGATGAAGCAGAAATGAGAATCAAATTACCAAATGCAAAAGCATGGTACTTATTATTCAAGAAATATGAAGAACTTCCACCAGATCAGAAAGTTTGA
- a CDS encoding DUF763 domain-containing protein → MKLEGIADLPLHTGHVPPWLAQIMKRLSKAIIDIMVIEWGPEKVVERLSNPLWFQGFNNIIGMDWDSSGSTTVTLGILKEVIKPEEEGIAFLGGKGKNAIKVPEELYILSKKFDLDYEKLVRASRLVAKVDSVLIQDSHTLYHHSFMVTTTGKWGIIQQGMNIETKFARRYHWKETENFVSEPHSGIAGTKQNLAINVVEKDKENTRKLIVDLVRERPSNIVGQVKRAMSMLKGQTTLDSFNKAFNIIISPQAKLIYMKPIDVNRIQNVLQQLYEYNPSNLEEVLLNGLGPSTARALYLVADLIYNEPPSYKDPVNYPYDPFKYTFASGGKDGIPFPVNRKVAWEVIYTLEDIIEKAKLERKDKDFALNKLKEMVKYGDKERS, encoded by the coding sequence GTGAAATTAGAAGGAATAGCAGATTTACCGTTACATACTGGTCATGTTCCTCCATGGTTAGCTCAAATTATGAAAAGATTAAGTAAAGCCATTATAGATATTATGGTCATTGAATGGGGACCAGAAAAAGTTGTAGAAAGGCTTTCTAACCCGTTATGGTTCCAAGGATTTAACAATATTATAGGAATGGATTGGGATTCTTCTGGTTCTACAACCGTAACTTTAGGAATACTAAAAGAAGTTATAAAACCTGAAGAGGAAGGAATAGCGTTTCTAGGAGGAAAAGGTAAAAATGCAATAAAAGTACCAGAAGAGCTATATATCCTTTCAAAAAAATTCGACTTAGATTATGAAAAACTTGTAAGAGCTAGTAGATTAGTAGCTAAAGTCGATAGTGTGCTAATACAAGATTCTCACACTCTTTATCATCATTCTTTTATGGTAACAACAACAGGTAAGTGGGGTATAATACAACAGGGTATGAATATAGAAACTAAATTTGCAAGAAGATATCATTGGAAGGAAACAGAAAATTTTGTAAGTGAACCTCATTCTGGTATAGCTGGTACTAAGCAGAACCTAGCAATAAACGTAGTTGAAAAAGATAAAGAAAATACAAGAAAATTAATAGTAGATCTAGTTAGAGAAAGACCTTCTAATATTGTTGGTCAAGTTAAAAGAGCCATGTCTATGCTTAAAGGTCAAACCACCTTAGATTCTTTCAATAAAGCGTTCAACATCATAATTTCTCCACAAGCTAAATTAATTTATATGAAACCTATAGATGTAAACAGAATACAGAACGTATTACAGCAATTATATGAATATAATCCCTCAAATTTAGAGGAAGTTTTACTTAATGGACTAGGTCCCTCTACAGCGAGGGCATTATATTTGGTTGCTGATTTAATATATAATGAGCCACCTTCTTACAAAGACCCGGTAAATTACCCCTATGATCCATTTAAATATACTTTTGCTAGTGGTGGTAAAGACGGAATTCCGTTTCCCGTAAATAGGAAAGTTGCATGGGAAGTTATTTATACGTTAGAAGATATTATAGAAAAAGCTAAGCTTGAAAGGAAAGATAAAGATTTTGCCTTAAATAAATTAAAAGAGATGGTAAAGTATGGAGATAAAGAAAGGTCTTGA
- a CDS encoding ribbon-helix-helix domain-containing protein: MILMATIRKVNETTFEIDLGEVKTISFKLEEDFLREIDEMTKMLGYSNRSDLIRDAIIEYIQYLKSIENEEKKKI; the protein is encoded by the coding sequence ATGATACTTATGGCTACTATAAGAAAAGTAAATGAAACAACATTTGAAATTGACCTAGGAGAAGTTAAGACAATTTCATTTAAATTAGAAGAAGATTTTCTGAGAGAAATTGATGAAATGACAAAAATGCTAGGTTATTCTAACAGAAGTGATTTAATTAGAGATGCGATTATAGAGTATATACAGTATCTAAAAAGTATTGAGAATGAGGAAAAGAAGAAAATATGA
- a CDS encoding citrate synthase/methylcitrate synthase translates to MEIKKGLEDVYVKETEITYIDGELGRLYYRGYSIYDLAEFSNFEEVSYLILYGKLPNREELNWFQEKLREERYLPDFIIKFLREVRKDAQPMDILRTAVSLLGIEDSKNDERTDIRGIKLISKFPTIVANYARLRKGLDIIEPDPKLSHSENFLYMLYGDRPNEIKSKAMDVTLILHIDHEMNASTFASLVVASTLSDLYSSIVAGISALKGPLHGGANYEALKMFKEIGSPEKVNDYILNRLSNKQRIMGFGHRVYKTYDPRARILKQYAKLLAEKEGGEIYTLYQIAEKVEEIGIKYLGPKGIYPNVDFFSSIVFYSLGFEPDFFPAVFASARVVGWVAHIMEYIKDNKIIRPKAYYKGEIGKKYIPIDSR, encoded by the coding sequence ATGGAGATAAAGAAAGGTCTTGAGGACGTTTATGTTAAAGAGACAGAGATAACATATATTGATGGGGAACTAGGTAGGTTATATTATAGAGGTTACTCCATATATGACTTGGCTGAATTCTCTAATTTTGAAGAAGTAAGTTACCTAATATTATATGGTAAATTACCAAATAGAGAAGAATTAAACTGGTTCCAGGAAAAGCTAAGGGAAGAAAGATACTTACCAGATTTTATAATAAAATTTCTAAGAGAAGTGAGAAAAGATGCTCAACCAATGGATATACTAAGAACTGCAGTGAGCTTACTTGGTATTGAAGATTCAAAAAATGATGAACGAACTGATATAAGGGGCATAAAATTAATTTCAAAATTCCCTACTATTGTAGCTAATTATGCAAGATTAAGGAAAGGGTTGGATATAATTGAGCCAGATCCTAAACTTTCACACTCCGAGAATTTCTTGTACATGCTATATGGAGATAGACCAAATGAAATAAAATCAAAGGCTATGGATGTCACATTAATCTTACATATTGATCATGAAATGAACGCATCAACCTTTGCCTCATTAGTTGTAGCCTCTACTTTGTCAGATTTATATTCTTCTATAGTAGCTGGAATATCAGCATTGAAAGGTCCTTTACATGGAGGGGCAAACTATGAGGCATTAAAAATGTTTAAGGAAATTGGATCTCCCGAAAAAGTTAACGATTATATTCTAAATAGGCTTTCTAACAAACAAAGAATAATGGGATTTGGACATCGTGTTTATAAAACTTATGATCCAAGGGCAAGAATATTAAAACAGTATGCTAAACTATTAGCTGAGAAAGAAGGAGGAGAAATATATACTTTATATCAAATAGCTGAGAAAGTTGAAGAGATTGGAATAAAGTATTTAGGTCCTAAAGGTATATATCCTAATGTTGATTTCTTCTCCAGTATTGTTTTCTACTCTTTAGGTTTCGAGCCAGACTTCTTTCCAGCAGTTTTTGCTTCAGCCAGAGTAGTTGGCTGGGTTGCTCATATCATGGAGTATATAAAAGATAATAAGATAATTAGGCCTAAAGCATACTATAAAGGGGAAATAGGAAAGAAATATATTCCAATTGATAGTAGGTAA
- a CDS encoding cysteine hydrolase family protein → MKVELPPIPEEKEVLLSPSDTALLIVDMQNDFVRKEGKLYVPNAETTIPAIRNLIDKARSANALIIYTQDWHMKDDPEFKIWGEHALAGTWGAEIIEELKPEKDDFVIKKYRYDAFFETPLDYILRVKGIRNVIVTGTVANICVLHTAGSAALRWYNVVMVKDGISAITEFDYYATLRQVDFLYKGKITDSSGVKFITRM, encoded by the coding sequence ATGAAAGTTGAACTACCTCCAATTCCAGAGGAAAAAGAAGTTTTACTTTCTCCTTCTGACACAGCATTACTTATTGTAGATATGCAAAATGATTTCGTAAGAAAGGAAGGTAAATTATATGTTCCTAATGCTGAGACTACAATACCAGCAATAAGGAATCTAATAGATAAGGCAAGAAGTGCAAATGCTCTAATAATATATACTCAAGATTGGCACATGAAAGATGATCCAGAATTTAAAATTTGGGGAGAACATGCACTAGCTGGTACCTGGGGAGCTGAAATAATAGAAGAACTTAAACCAGAAAAAGACGATTTTGTAATAAAGAAATATCGTTATGATGCTTTCTTTGAGACACCCTTAGACTATATTTTAAGGGTTAAAGGAATTAGGAATGTAATAGTAACTGGTACAGTAGCGAATATTTGTGTTTTACATACTGCTGGAAGTGCTGCATTAAGATGGTATAATGTAGTCATGGTAAAAGACGGGATTTCAGCAATAACGGAATTCGACTACTATGCAACACTAAGACAAGTAGATTTTCTATATAAAGGAAAAATTACTGACTCGTCTGGAGTAAAATTTATTACTAGAATGTAG
- a CDS encoding inorganic phosphate transporter → MNTLLLLIFIVGLLASFSVGGNNSAVALGILLSTNVLKRKHAYTINALSLFIGAFLGSYTMLNSVYGIVKSDQIIILEILLSSILLASTTTFYYLNKLGIPASLSQMIYPSIAVLVLISRGVIDFDWEKFWFTVGSWGVSPSIAIVTSLSMYFILLKVIGNRRNFLKQIKYYKYSLILASIFTSYVTGANAIGIIISAGVIAEPYYITALTYAIASVLGLYLSSKKAAITVGFRVTRLGYIGASSALIGSDIISEIFTIFGVPISITQTIMGGIIGLSFRSFGFDIKRQLLQIARGWTVSPILAIIVSLATYGVLKSILGL, encoded by the coding sequence ATGAATACTTTGTTATTACTAATCTTTATTGTAGGGTTATTAGCTTCATTTAGTGTTGGAGGAAATAATTCTGCTGTGGCTTTAGGAATTTTACTCTCTACAAACGTATTAAAAAGAAAACATGCATACACTATTAATGCGCTTTCCTTATTTATAGGTGCTTTTTTAGGTAGTTATACAATGCTTAATAGCGTTTATGGGATAGTTAAATCTGATCAAATAATTATATTAGAAATTTTATTATCTTCTATACTTTTAGCTTCAACCACTACATTTTATTATTTAAATAAATTAGGTATACCGGCATCATTAAGCCAAATGATTTATCCTTCTATTGCTGTTCTAGTTTTAATCTCTAGAGGAGTAATAGATTTTGATTGGGAAAAATTCTGGTTTACTGTAGGCTCGTGGGGTGTTTCACCGTCTATAGCTATTGTGACTTCCTTATCTATGTACTTTATTCTCTTAAAAGTAATAGGAAATAGAAGAAATTTCTTAAAACAAATAAAATATTATAAGTATTCTTTAATTTTAGCATCAATATTTACTTCATATGTTACTGGTGCTAATGCAATCGGAATAATAATATCAGCTGGAGTAATTGCAGAGCCTTATTATATTACGGCTTTAACTTATGCAATTGCTTCTGTTCTTGGTCTTTACCTAAGTTCTAAGAAAGCAGCCATTACAGTAGGTTTTAGAGTTACAAGACTTGGATATATAGGGGCTTCATCAGCACTAATTGGTAGTGATATAATTTCAGAAATTTTTACTATATTTGGTGTTCCCATTTCAATAACTCAAACTATAATGGGAGGAATTATAGGTCTGAGTTTTAGGAGCTTTGGTTTTGATATAAAAAGGCAATTATTACAAATAGCTAGGGGTTGGACAGTATCCCCAATTCTAGCAATAATAGTTAGCTTAGCTACTTATGGTGTATTAAAAAGCATTTTAGGCCTTTAA
- the hel308 gene encoding ATP-dependent DNA helicase Hel308: METISIDDLPLDIKIIDILKRRGIRTLNPPQSEAIKKGLLDGKRLLVTSPTASGKTLIAELGMINYLLSKGGKAIYITPLRALTNEKYNTFKDWETLGIKTGMTSGDYDTDDAWLENYDIIVTTYEKLDSLWRHKAKWLNEVSYFVLDEFHYLNDPERGPTVESVAIRAKKRGIVLGLSATISNGKEIANWLNAELVATNWRPVPLKEGIIYPEKKGFIVLYKDNTSRKVYGDDAIIAYTLDIVSKGGQVLVFRSSRKLTENTARKIVQYMNFVKLEDKKLLEIARKIKEVEDAGSNEKEDLYNLVLRGVAYHHAGLSKGLRDIIESSFRDRILKVIVATPTLAAGVNLPARAVVIGDIYRYNRKVVGYMDLIPVMDYKQMSGRAGRPGFDENGEAVVVVRNKREAEKVYERYLMSDVEPVESKLGSESAFYSFLISIIASEGEKTTEELMDYVKETLLPKELAKKYFRSGLDWLLQHDIFAEMSDKITLTRFGRRISDLYINPFTAVTIREALEKNEKGCEIAYLHLLAYTPDGPSIGVSRSEEDALIDELNCELFVDEPEDEYEFSNYISALKVAYIVYDWINEIDEDTILGKYGIGSGDLRAIIDTMDWLTYSGYHVASVLELKDHKDILEELHARVKDGVKQELIELVKIPGIGRVRARLLYQHDIKKPEDIVLNPEKVKQLLGPNLGEKIVREAARTIA, from the coding sequence ATGGAAACAATTTCTATTGACGATTTGCCGTTAGACATAAAAATTATAGATATTTTAAAAAGAAGAGGAATTAGAACTCTTAACCCACCACAATCTGAAGCAATAAAAAAAGGTTTACTAGATGGAAAAAGACTCTTAGTGACATCTCCTACTGCTTCTGGTAAAACTCTCATTGCAGAACTAGGCATGATTAATTATCTTCTATCAAAAGGCGGAAAAGCAATATATATTACTCCCCTTAGAGCATTAACTAATGAAAAATATAATACGTTTAAAGATTGGGAAACTCTTGGTATAAAAACTGGAATGACAAGTGGAGATTATGATACTGATGACGCATGGCTCGAAAATTATGATATAATAGTAACTACATATGAAAAATTAGATTCTTTATGGAGACATAAGGCTAAATGGCTTAACGAGGTTTCATATTTTGTTTTAGATGAGTTTCATTATTTAAACGATCCAGAAAGAGGTCCTACCGTTGAATCAGTTGCTATTAGAGCGAAGAAAAGAGGCATAGTATTAGGATTAAGTGCAACAATTAGTAATGGTAAAGAGATAGCTAACTGGTTAAATGCTGAACTAGTAGCTACTAATTGGAGACCAGTCCCGCTAAAAGAAGGAATAATATATCCAGAAAAGAAAGGATTTATAGTATTGTACAAGGATAATACCAGCAGGAAAGTATATGGGGATGATGCTATAATAGCTTACACACTAGATATAGTTTCAAAAGGAGGACAAGTTTTAGTGTTTCGTTCTTCGAGAAAGTTAACCGAAAATACAGCTAGAAAAATAGTTCAATATATGAATTTTGTAAAATTAGAGGATAAGAAATTACTGGAAATTGCTAGAAAAATTAAAGAAGTCGAAGATGCAGGGAGTAATGAGAAAGAGGACTTATATAACCTCGTATTAAGGGGTGTTGCTTATCATCATGCAGGTCTCTCTAAAGGACTTAGGGATATAATAGAATCTTCTTTTAGAGATAGAATATTGAAAGTGATAGTGGCAACACCTACATTAGCTGCTGGAGTTAATTTACCTGCTAGGGCAGTAGTTATAGGTGATATTTATAGATATAATAGAAAAGTTGTCGGATATATGGATTTAATCCCAGTTATGGATTATAAGCAAATGAGTGGCAGGGCTGGAAGACCAGGTTTTGATGAAAATGGAGAAGCTGTTGTAGTTGTTAGGAACAAAAGAGAGGCAGAAAAAGTATACGAAAGGTATTTAATGTCTGATGTGGAACCAGTTGAATCAAAATTAGGTTCAGAAAGTGCATTTTATTCCTTCCTTATTAGTATTATAGCATCTGAAGGTGAAAAAACCACAGAGGAACTAATGGACTATGTAAAGGAAACCTTACTTCCGAAAGAACTAGCTAAAAAATATTTTAGATCTGGGTTAGATTGGTTACTACAACATGATATCTTTGCTGAAATGAGTGATAAAATCACATTAACTAGATTTGGAAGAAGAATATCAGATCTATATATAAATCCTTTCACTGCAGTAACAATTAGAGAAGCTTTAGAAAAGAATGAAAAAGGATGCGAAATAGCATATCTTCACTTGTTAGCTTATACTCCAGATGGTCCTTCAATTGGAGTAAGTAGATCTGAGGAAGACGCTCTTATAGATGAGTTAAATTGTGAACTATTTGTTGATGAGCCCGAAGATGAATATGAATTTTCAAATTACATATCAGCATTAAAAGTAGCTTATATTGTTTATGATTGGATAAATGAAATAGATGAAGATACAATCCTAGGGAAGTATGGAATAGGATCAGGTGATTTAAGGGCTATAATAGATACAATGGATTGGTTAACTTATTCTGGTTATCATGTAGCCTCCGTCCTAGAATTAAAAGATCATAAGGATATCTTAGAAGAACTTCATGCTAGAGTTAAAGACGGAGTTAAACAAGAGCTGATTGAATTGGTAAAGATTCCTGGAATAGGAAGAGTAAGAGCCAGACTACTTTATCAACACGATATTAAGAAACCAGAAGATATTGTATTAAACCCAGAAAAGGTTAAGCAACTTTTAGGTCCTAACTTAGGTGAAAAAATTGTCAGAGAAGCTGCAAGAACTATTGCTTGA
- a CDS encoding DUF47 domain-containing protein — translation MIKIRINKEEELFSKLVKMGEDIKTACETLKQLFLGAIYNNEDAVSSNLVKIKTITEKIAMAREEILELLYGGAFLPDFKEAMVMLTQALYHTSTSIKDSARSLASRKPSEKCIISIRESLLSYLSLIQEASEKVILMLSTLSRDMQEALKVGREIQMLERAGDDMKDTLITKLYELEKEIDLITILQMRDVIFFLDDILDSMEDATLSVEILYATLKA, via the coding sequence TTGATAAAAATTAGGATAAATAAAGAGGAAGAATTATTCAGTAAGTTAGTTAAGATGGGTGAAGATATTAAAACTGCTTGTGAAACATTAAAGCAACTATTTCTAGGTGCAATTTATAATAATGAAGATGCGGTTAGTAGTAATTTAGTAAAAATAAAGACTATAACTGAAAAAATAGCAATGGCTAGAGAAGAAATTTTAGAACTTTTATACGGTGGAGCGTTTTTACCCGATTTTAAGGAAGCCATGGTAATGTTAACTCAAGCATTATACCATACGAGTACATCTATAAAAGATTCAGCAAGATCTCTAGCATCAAGAAAGCCCTCAGAAAAATGCATTATCAGTATAAGGGAAAGTCTATTATCTTATCTTTCTCTCATTCAAGAAGCTTCAGAAAAAGTAATATTAATGCTTTCAACTCTTTCAAGAGATATGCAAGAAGCCCTGAAAGTAGGCAGGGAAATACAAATGTTGGAAAGAGCGGGAGATGATATGAAAGATACTCTAATAACAAAACTTTATGAATTAGAGAAAGAAATCGATTTAATAACAATTTTACAAATGCGTGATGTAATCTTCTTCCTTGACGATATATTAGATTCAATGGAGGATGCAACTTTAAGTGTAGAAATTCTATATGCAACGTTAAAGGCCTAA
- a CDS encoding metallophosphoesterase family protein: protein MLIASTSDIHSPKYLTQFFMAYNNIRNVKIDLFLLAGDLVNEGEYNHFYPIYDVLKKYTTVAVFGNEDFTEKREYYRKYFDKIIWLEDEVTKLDINGKKVTIVGSEGVLEEPTKWQKLNGFDEEFYRKRKEKIFKMLCEEGDLKILLTHYASSFSTVVGERKSAYPQLGDRIIEEAECLPHIAIHGHAHYAKITFSVVRNVRVYNVALPANKKIVLIQTF, encoded by the coding sequence ATGCTTATAGCTTCTACGTCAGATATTCATTCACCAAAATATCTTACGCAATTCTTTATGGCATATAATAATATCAGAAATGTAAAAATAGACTTATTCCTCCTAGCTGGTGATCTAGTTAATGAAGGTGAATATAATCATTTCTATCCTATATATGATGTCTTGAAAAAGTATACTACCGTTGCAGTATTTGGTAATGAAGATTTCACAGAAAAAAGGGAATATTATAGGAAATATTTTGATAAGATTATATGGCTTGAAGATGAAGTTACTAAATTGGATATCAATGGAAAAAAAGTAACTATAGTAGGAAGTGAAGGTGTATTAGAGGAACCAACTAAATGGCAAAAACTTAACGGATTTGATGAAGAATTCTATAGAAAAAGGAAGGAGAAAATTTTTAAAATGTTGTGTGAAGAGGGAGATCTAAAAATATTATTAACTCATTATGCCTCAAGTTTTTCTACTGTGGTTGGGGAAAGAAAGAGTGCTTATCCACAGTTAGGTGATAGAATTATTGAAGAAGCAGAATGCTTACCACATATCGCAATACATGGCCATGCGCATTATGCAAAAATAACATTTAGCGTAGTCAGAAACGTGAGAGTTTATAATGTAGCTTTACCAGCTAATAAAAAAATTGTATTAATTCAAACTTTCTGA
- a CDS encoding DHH family phosphoesterase, translated as MDYYAIVHNDFDGTASAAVYARAVNELPKKVFFTEPTKIHNFLSKLELRGVNNIMIADIGINASTFDSILQSLKRLISQGAKIQWFDHHVWKEEWKKTLSDIGVEVYHDTSTCGAGVIVKYLNPNDEFSKKLASADCSVDIWLHNDPMGEKLRRVVESNRDYGWKEYLIKKFYQGILWDEEFEKILADQIDKELKGYEKLPKYIRVLNINGKNVVVAIRWKGPPDISYASQFLMNRYNAVVFASINGKAISFRSNLIEVRKYAEKLGGGGHPLAAGAGLKAPFWRFLLHKLGYRKPLLDWVSNIVINVINEIGYVPYQRKDIRV; from the coding sequence ATGGATTATTACGCTATAGTGCATAATGATTTTGATGGTACTGCATCTGCTGCCGTATATGCTAGAGCTGTAAATGAACTTCCTAAAAAAGTATTTTTTACTGAACCTACTAAGATTCATAACTTTTTGAGTAAGTTGGAATTAAGAGGAGTAAATAACATAATGATAGCAGACATTGGTATTAATGCCTCAACGTTTGATAGTATACTTCAAAGCTTAAAGAGGCTAATTTCACAAGGAGCAAAAATTCAATGGTTTGATCATCATGTCTGGAAAGAAGAATGGAAGAAAACGCTTTCAGATATTGGTGTAGAAGTTTATCATGATACTTCTACTTGTGGTGCTGGAGTTATTGTAAAATATTTAAATCCTAACGATGAGTTTTCTAAGAAATTAGCTAGCGCAGATTGTTCTGTAGATATTTGGTTACATAATGACCCTATGGGAGAGAAACTAAGAAGAGTTGTTGAATCTAACAGAGATTATGGTTGGAAGGAATATCTTATAAAAAAGTTTTATCAAGGAATATTATGGGATGAAGAGTTTGAGAAAATTCTCGCAGATCAAATAGATAAAGAATTAAAAGGATATGAAAAATTACCAAAATATATTAGAGTTCTTAATATAAATGGAAAGAATGTTGTTGTCGCTATAAGATGGAAAGGTCCGCCAGATATAAGTTATGCATCACAGTTCTTAATGAATAGATATAACGCTGTAGTATTTGCTTCTATTAATGGTAAGGCTATATCATTTAGGAGTAATTTGATTGAGGTAAGAAAATATGCAGAAAAGTTAGGTGGTGGTGGACATCCTTTAGCTGCTGGTGCTGGGTTAAAAGCTCCGTTTTGGAGGTTCTTGCTTCATAAATTAGGTTATAGAAAACCTTTGTTAGATTGGGTGAGTAATATTGTAATTAATGTAATTAATGAGATAGGCTATGTACCTTATCAAAGAAAAGACATAAGGGTATAA
- a CDS encoding protein-tyrosine phosphatase family protein, with the protein MYWVRKGIIGGSPIPYTEDDLDEWKREGVKRILILPEEWEIEEAWGSMDYYFSLLREKGFEFLHEPIPDGYAPTFDQFLRIYEWLKKGYANLVHCVGGIGRTGTIIAGYLMLEEDLDSGEAIEEVRNYRPGAVQTYEQQLFLLQLEKMKEKWRTIL; encoded by the coding sequence ATGTACTGGGTTAGAAAAGGTATAATTGGCGGATCTCCCATACCTTATACAGAAGATGATCTAGATGAATGGAAAAGAGAAGGAGTAAAAAGAATTCTTATCTTACCAGAAGAATGGGAAATAGAAGAAGCTTGGGGTTCAATGGATTATTATTTCTCTCTCTTAAGAGAGAAAGGATTTGAATTTTTACACGAACCAATACCAGATGGTTATGCACCAACTTTCGATCAGTTCCTTAGAATTTATGAATGGCTAAAGAAAGGTTATGCAAATCTTGTTCATTGTGTTGGTGGTATTGGAAGAACTGGAACAATTATAGCAGGGTATTTAATGCTCGAGGAAGATTTAGATAGTGGAGAAGCAATTGAAGAAGTAAGAAATTATAGGCCGGGGGCTGTACAAACTTATGAGCAACAATTATTTCTCTTACAACTTGAAAAGATGAAGGAGAAATGGAGGACTATATTATAG
- a CDS encoding endonuclease V: protein MEDYIIDFLIKFQELIAKNVKIQHLGIENVKRICGTDIAYKGNIGYAVAVKEEEGKIEYNLVKGDVFFPYIPTFLFMREAPLMIKAVEKYECDLILVDGHGLTHPRKSGIATVIGVLLDKPTIGVAKSRLTGDLVVENNITYVILHGEKLGVKVGKYFFSIGNKTDLSDVIDLAKKGYPTVLKLADKLSKDLKKKE from the coding sequence ATGGAGGACTATATTATAGATTTTCTTATAAAATTTCAAGAGTTAATAGCAAAAAATGTGAAAATCCAGCATCTTGGAATAGAAAATGTTAAAAGAATTTGTGGAACAGATATTGCTTATAAGGGAAATATTGGTTATGCTGTTGCTGTAAAAGAAGAAGAAGGAAAAATTGAATATAATCTCGTAAAAGGGGATGTCTTTTTTCCTTATATACCAACATTTCTTTTCATGAGAGAAGCTCCATTGATGATAAAAGCTGTGGAAAAATATGAGTGTGATTTAATTTTAGTAGATGGACATGGCTTAACACATCCTAGAAAGAGCGGGATAGCTACGGTCATTGGTGTTTTATTAGATAAACCAACTATAGGTGTGGCTAAATCTAGGTTAACTGGAGATCTAGTAGTAGAAAATAATATAACTTATGTTATTCTTCATGGTGAAAAGTTAGGTGTAAAAGTAGGAAAGTATTTTTTTAGTATAGGTAATAAGACGGATCTTTCTGACGTAATAGATTTAGCTAAGAAAGGATATCCTACAGTATTGAAACTCGCGGATAAACTCTCAAAAGATTTGAAGAAAAAAGAATAA